The Methylacidimicrobium sp. B4 genome contains a region encoding:
- a CDS encoding roadblock/LC7 domain-containing protein: MAVADELNHILGRVRAAIPELNAALVATTDGLPIAHSLNSGDANRLAAMAATALGLGRRICETFGGGEFRETSVSGDQGQMYIYSAGPKAVLGVVARSGANVGLIHLEARDAASQVAQILDRR, translated from the coding sequence ATGGCTGTTGCCGATGAATTGAATCACATTTTGGGCCGGGTCCGTGCCGCCATTCCGGAGCTGAACGCCGCGCTGGTCGCCACGACCGATGGGCTTCCCATCGCTCATTCCCTTAATTCGGGAGATGCGAATCGTCTGGCGGCCATGGCGGCGACCGCGCTGGGGCTCGGGCGCCGCATCTGCGAAACCTTCGGGGGTGGCGAATTCCGGGAGACGAGCGTCTCCGGGGATCAGGGTCAGATGTACATTTATTCTGCGGGACCCAAGGCTGTGCTCGGGGTGGTTGCCCGATCGGGGGCCAATGTGGGGTTGATTCATCTGGAAGCTCGGGATGCGGCTTCCCAGGTCGCACAGATTCTCGATCGACGATAG